In Mycoplasmopsis maculosa, one genomic interval encodes:
- the rpoC gene encoding DNA-directed RNA polymerase subunit beta' translates to MNNINKIRNKTIQNVRLSIATRDDVRNWSKGEVTKPETINYKSYKPEREGLFDELIFGPTTDYKCPICSTKYKKSDEGTTCEKTQMCQKYKPTILPKMVRRSRMGHIELQNPVVHFWFFKIDHSIIAKLLGLRVANSSKVVSKSDLEKLIYYKSHIVLEDGGLKSLQKNSIIDISEAGIVYTDALNELRNRFDKDSEEYEIISESIMDLEEYATSKMGKDYGIDFYEYNEIIHEFSDAHISTGSKAIEYLLEHIDLEEEAKFVEKEIAELNIQIAKSGNTAGQKVHERSKLYKRLTVINSFIASGQDPKSMLIYDLPVIPADLRPLVQLDGGRHSTSDVNELYRRIIIRNNRLKKWEESDAPMLIKQNEYRMIQEAVDALVDNIRKKPNPVASKEGRPLKSISDALTGKKGRFRQNLLGKRVDYSGRSVIVVGPELKMHQVGIPREMAAKLFEPWIIKELVNGNNNISSIKAGKKAIENLDPIIWPYVEKAIEGRPVLLNRAPTLHRLSIQAFEPVLIRGKAIKLHPLTCTPFNADFDGDQMAVHVPISDEAVREARELMLASKNILGPKDGEPIINPGQDIILGLYYLTMEKSIDLDGSKLAKGEGKFFATCQDMLRAYDEKNISLHARVVLPISEVNKKRLNTDDNKKYFVSTVGKFIFNRAFPESFEFIFGKSREDEKVYTSSNKEYLDKYTLPYGTDFNKYISSLPTNLPLSKKDIAKIVRRVYDRYVAIVNMSSVASVINELEPNDTSKVFDLCAKLTDFNGKQLDINHVEILENIIRDEHAKIYEKSLAKNNPEDVIWTIDEYTELLEKVWFRYTNIVANVLDAIKSLGYNYSTKSGTTIAISDVTTLPSTKNKIKEGDKYIEEIKKWFDEGLVTDDERYALTIKKWSEIKDSIEKELKEVTKQDPDNPLFMMLTSGARGNSSNFVQLAGMRGLMNNNTKTLKADAENERVVRSTVEIPVKSSFLDGLTAYEFYSSTHGARKGLTDTALNTAKSGYLTRRLFDVAQGIVVKEEDCGTDYGMIVKDIRDTKTDTVIESLEERIEGRFTTKPVYTSNGDLIIGDNQLITPEIASKIIKNGIEEVEIRSVLSCYTQNGVCKKCYGKDLALNRVVNIGEAVGVVAAQSIGEPGTQLTMRTFHTGGVAGVEDITGGFGRLMELIDAYDSPWGRPAVISDTYGTVTEISSSKEGNSNSDVYNIKVEYKRRNENNQIVLDSKIFTVRNRSKIRVKVNDFVKPGQKIGEGPIILNELLKVADTRSVQNYILKEVQRLYRLQGITIADKYIEIIIRQMLSKIQITDPGDSKFFNGSLVDIFTYQKESAKLIVEGKKPPFGEVKIKGAKQTPLLSDSFLAAASYQETPRILVNASIRAQIDKLRGLKENIILGHKIPAGTNSLFEENGKYDIRDPKSYFSGKYESTGKEKIFADNINEDEINFDLITQENIFSQYESLFVDDQEETVDGDDYIEDYGDSEEEFSNEDNDFDIEE, encoded by the coding sequence ATGAATAACATTAATAAAATTCGTAACAAAACTATTCAAAACGTTAGATTGTCTATCGCCACTCGTGATGATGTTAGAAATTGATCAAAAGGTGAGGTTACAAAACCTGAAACAATTAATTATAAAAGCTATAAGCCTGAACGTGAAGGTTTATTTGACGAATTAATTTTTGGTCCTACAACTGATTACAAGTGTCCAATTTGTAGTACAAAATATAAGAAAAGTGATGAAGGCACAACTTGTGAAAAAACACAAATGTGTCAAAAGTATAAGCCAACTATTTTACCAAAAATGGTTCGTAGAAGTAGAATGGGTCATATTGAATTACAAAATCCTGTTGTTCACTTTTGATTCTTTAAAATAGACCATTCAATTATTGCAAAATTATTAGGATTAAGAGTTGCTAATAGTTCTAAAGTTGTTTCAAAAAGCGATTTAGAAAAATTAATATATTACAAAAGCCATATAGTATTAGAAGATGGTGGTTTAAAAAGTTTACAAAAAAACTCAATAATTGACATTTCAGAAGCTGGTATTGTTTATACTGATGCTTTAAATGAATTGAGAAATAGATTTGATAAAGATTCTGAAGAATATGAAATAATAAGCGAATCTATAATGGATTTAGAAGAATACGCTACTTCTAAAATGGGTAAAGATTATGGTATTGATTTTTATGAATATAATGAAATAATTCATGAATTTTCAGATGCTCATATTTCAACTGGTTCAAAAGCTATTGAATATCTTTTAGAACATATTGATTTAGAAGAAGAAGCTAAATTTGTTGAAAAAGAAATTGCTGAATTAAATATTCAAATAGCAAAATCAGGAAATACAGCTGGACAAAAAGTTCATGAAAGAAGTAAATTATATAAACGTTTAACTGTAATAAATTCTTTTATAGCTTCTGGACAAGATCCTAAATCAATGCTTATTTATGATTTACCTGTTATTCCTGCTGATTTAAGACCCCTTGTTCAACTTGATGGTGGTCGTCATTCTACAAGTGACGTTAATGAATTATATCGTCGTATAATAATTAGAAATAATCGTCTTAAAAAATGAGAAGAATCTGATGCTCCTATGTTGATCAAACAAAACGAATATCGTATGATTCAAGAAGCTGTTGATGCTTTAGTTGATAATATTAGAAAAAAACCAAATCCTGTAGCTTCTAAAGAAGGAAGACCATTAAAATCAATTAGTGATGCGCTAACTGGTAAAAAAGGTCGTTTCCGTCAAAATCTACTAGGTAAACGTGTTGACTATTCAGGTCGTTCAGTTATAGTTGTTGGCCCTGAACTAAAAATGCATCAAGTTGGTATTCCTCGTGAAATGGCTGCTAAATTATTTGAACCATGAATTATAAAAGAACTTGTAAATGGAAATAATAATATAAGTTCTATTAAAGCTGGAAAAAAAGCTATTGAAAACTTAGACCCAATTATTTGACCATATGTTGAAAAAGCTATTGAAGGAAGACCAGTTTTACTTAACCGTGCACCAACATTGCACCGTCTTTCAATTCAAGCATTTGAACCGGTTTTAATACGTGGTAAAGCTATCAAGTTACATCCTTTAACATGTACTCCATTTAATGCGGACTTTGATGGTGACCAAATGGCTGTTCACGTCCCAATTAGTGATGAAGCTGTTAGGGAAGCTAGAGAATTAATGTTAGCTTCTAAAAATATTTTAGGACCAAAAGATGGTGAACCTATTATTAACCCTGGTCAAGATATTATCTTAGGTTTATATTACTTAACTATGGAGAAATCAATTGATTTAGATGGTTCAAAATTAGCAAAAGGTGAAGGTAAGTTTTTCGCAACATGTCAAGATATGTTAAGAGCTTATGATGAAAAAAATATTTCTTTACATGCTAGAGTTGTATTGCCAATTTCTGAAGTTAATAAAAAAAGATTAAACACTGATGATAACAAGAAATATTTTGTATCAACGGTTGGTAAATTTATTTTTAACAGAGCTTTTCCTGAAAGTTTTGAATTTATTTTTGGTAAATCAAGGGAAGACGAAAAAGTGTATACATCTTCAAATAAGGAATATTTAGACAAATATACATTACCTTATGGAACAGACTTTAATAAGTATATATCTTCTCTACCTACTAATTTACCTTTAAGCAAAAAAGACATAGCTAAAATTGTACGTCGTGTATATGATAGATATGTTGCAATAGTTAATATGTCTTCAGTTGCTAGCGTTATTAATGAATTAGAACCAAATGATACTTCAAAAGTATTTGATTTATGTGCTAAGTTAACAGATTTTAACGGTAAACAATTAGATATAAATCATGTTGAAATTTTAGAAAACATTATTCGTGATGAACATGCTAAAATATATGAAAAATCATTAGCTAAAAATAATCCAGAAGATGTTATTTGAACTATTGATGAATATACAGAGTTATTAGAAAAAGTATGATTTAGATATACAAATATTGTGGCTAATGTACTTGATGCTATTAAATCACTTGGTTATAATTATTCAACAAAATCAGGTACAACAATTGCTATTAGTGATGTTACAACATTGCCTTCAACAAAAAATAAAATAAAAGAAGGTGATAAATATATTGAAGAAATTAAAAAATGATTTGATGAAGGTCTTGTAACAGACGATGAAAGATATGCTTTAACAATTAAAAAATGATCAGAAATTAAAGATTCAATTGAAAAAGAACTTAAAGAAGTTACAAAACAAGATCCAGATAATCCATTATTTATGATGTTAACTTCAGGAGCTCGTGGTAATTCAAGTAACTTTGTTCAATTAGCTGGTATGCGTGGTCTTATGAACAATAATACAAAAACTCTTAAAGCTGATGCTGAAAATGAAAGAGTTGTTCGTTCAACAGTTGAAATCCCTGTTAAATCTTCATTCTTGGATGGGTTAACAGCGTATGAATTTTATTCATCAACTCATGGTGCCCGTAAAGGTCTTACAGATACTGCTTTAAACACTGCTAAATCAGGTTATTTAACTCGTAGACTATTTGACGTAGCTCAAGGTATAGTAGTAAAAGAAGAAGATTGTGGAACAGATTATGGAATGATTGTTAAAGATATTAGAGACACTAAAACTGACACAGTTATTGAGAGTCTTGAAGAAAGAATTGAAGGTCGTTTCACAACAAAACCAGTTTATACTTCAAATGGTGATTTAATTATTGGTGACAATCAATTAATCACCCCTGAAATAGCATCAAAAATTATTAAAAACGGTATAGAAGAAGTTGAAATAAGATCTGTTCTATCATGTTACACACAAAATGGTGTATGTAAAAAATGTTATGGTAAAGATTTAGCACTTAACCGTGTTGTAAACATAGGTGAAGCAGTTGGAGTTGTTGCAGCTCAATCAATTGGTGAACCAGGTACACAGTTAACAATGCGTACATTCCATACAGGTGGTGTTGCTGGTGTTGAAGATATTACTGGTGGTTTTGGTCGCTTAATGGAACTTATAGATGCTTATGATTCTCCATGAGGACGTCCAGCTGTTATTTCAGACACATACGGTACAGTAACAGAAATTTCAAGTTCTAAAGAAGGAAACTCTAATAGTGATGTGTATAACATTAAAGTTGAATATAAAAGAAGAAATGAAAACAATCAAATTGTTTTAGATTCTAAAATATTTACTGTTAGAAATAGAAGTAAAATTAGAGTTAAAGTTAATGATTTTGTTAAACCTGGCCAAAAAATTGGTGAAGGTCCTATAATTTTAAATGAATTATTAAAAGTTGCAGATACTCGCTCAGTTCAAAATTATATTTTAAAAGAAGTTCAAAGACTATATCGTTTACAAGGTATAACTATTGCTGATAAATATATAGAAATTATTATTCGTCAAATGCTTTCAAAAATTCAAATAACTGATCCAGGTGATTCTAAATTCTTTAATGGTAGCTTAGTTGATATATTTACATATCAAAAAGAAAGTGCTAAATTAATAGTTGAAGGTAAAAAACCTCCATTTGGTGAAGTTAAAATTAAAGGTGCAAAACAAACACCTTTATTATCAGATTCATTTCTTGCAGCTGCTTCATATCAAGAAACTCCTAGAATTCTTGTTAATGCTTCAATAAGAGCACAAATTGACAAATTAAGAGGATTGAAGGAAAATATTATTTTAGGTCATAAAATACCTGCGGGAACAAACTCATTGTTTGAAGAAAATGGTAAATATGATATACGTGATCCTAAATCATATTTCTCAGGTAAATATGAATCAACAGGAAAAGAAAAAATATTTGCTGATAATATTAATGAAGATGAAATTAATTTTGATTTAATAACACAAGAAAATATATTTAGCCAATATGAATCATTATTTGTTGATGATCAAGAAGAAACTGTTGACGGTGATGATTATATTGAAGATTATGGTGATTCTGAGGAAGAGTTTTCAAACGAAGATAATGATTTCGATATAGAAGAATAA
- a CDS encoding leucine-rich repeat protein codes for MKKKLLFPLLSTSILLPVISLSCSTVETYDEKSGLYYETIDTKIVNEDTGEEQILKEIIITGISFYNKKEEKFINNESELIIPDKINDLNVVSIQKNAFSGSKIKTLKLGKNIRSIGSSAFENMQNLTNVDLSDSNIVIIPTKTFFNTPKLSNVIFSEKTTIIGDNAFQNSNNSELTISFINKTTSTDGKDKSPEFSISSTAFESLNENAKIKFININQLSFENSNPNNDWRTKTNAIIEFKQI; via the coding sequence ATGAAGAAAAAATTATTATTTCCTTTACTTTCAACATCTATTTTACTACCTGTTATAAGTTTAAGTTGTTCTACTGTTGAAACATATGATGAAAAGAGTGGCTTATATTACGAAACAATCGATACAAAAATTGTTAATGAGGATACAGGGGAAGAACAAATTTTAAAAGAAATTATAATAACTGGTATTTCTTTTTACAATAAAAAAGAAGAAAAATTTATTAATAATGAATCAGAGTTAATAATTCCAGATAAAATAAATGATTTAAATGTTGTTTCAATACAAAAAAATGCTTTTAGCGGTTCAAAAATAAAAACATTAAAATTAGGTAAAAATATTAGATCTATAGGTTCTAGTGCTTTTGAAAATATGCAAAATTTAACTAATGTTGATTTAAGCGATTCAAATATTGTTATTATTCCTACAAAAACTTTTTTTAACACACCTAAATTAAGCAATGTTATTTTTTCTGAAAAAACTACAATTATAGGTGATAATGCATTCCAAAATTCTAATAATTCAGAATTAACTATTTCTTTTATAAATAAAACTACATCAACAGATGGTAAAGATAAATCACCTGAATTTTCAATTTCTTCAACTGCTTTCGAGTCATTAAATGAAAATGCTAAAATTAAGTTTATAAATATAAACCAATTATCATTTGAAAATAGCAACCCTAATAATGATTGAAGAACAAAAACAAATGCAATAATTGAATTTAAGCAA
- a CDS encoding potassium channel family protein, whose translation MNILVNKKEIHDAISNKYKETFWEVLSIIFSSESEIPKTSIKKYFWTKILRNLYAIIIAFFVLIGFVSFILLTSIQEKQINEPQNIAAINTFIKIMKIIEFTSFFIFLIDLLGNWITYPFRDNYHNKVWKSITLYPFTSAFIILVLNFLPSLAGLISVQIGTKNEFVETMKAFRIIRILRLIMLLNIFASFKKISYAIKNDRVIIINIILLTIVLLFIFSIVVYYTETEYVRHLVEIEKKYSSLESYYEQNPSTVKTFGDTLYFAAITLTTIGYGDFTPKSNITKAIIPILSVIGIAIIATPGGIISASVLTAIKETSEEKEKNKLGFRKGKILNFELNNPLIKYKATIINLRNIRAKSRIKLVKKHTKN comes from the coding sequence ATGAATATATTAGTAAATAAAAAAGAAATTCATGATGCAATATCTAATAAATATAAAGAAACTTTTTGAGAAGTTTTAAGTATCATTTTTTCATCAGAATCTGAAATACCAAAAACCTCTATAAAAAAATATTTTTGGACAAAAATATTAAGAAATTTATATGCAATTATTATAGCTTTTTTTGTTTTAATAGGATTTGTTAGTTTTATTTTATTAACAAGTATTCAAGAAAAGCAAATCAATGAGCCTCAGAATATTGCGGCAATAAATACTTTTATTAAAATAATGAAAATTATTGAATTTACTTCTTTTTTTATTTTTTTAATTGATCTTTTAGGAAATTGAATTACCTATCCTTTTAGAGATAATTATCATAATAAAGTTTGGAAGTCAATAACCTTATATCCTTTTACTAGTGCTTTCATTATTTTAGTGTTAAACTTTTTACCATCATTAGCGGGTTTAATTTCTGTTCAAATTGGTACTAAAAACGAATTTGTTGAAACAATGAAAGCTTTTAGAATAATTAGAATTTTAAGATTAATAATGTTATTAAATATTTTTGCTTCTTTTAAAAAGATTTCTTATGCTATAAAAAATGACAGAGTTATAATAATAAACATAATTTTATTAACAATTGTATTATTATTCATTTTTTCTATAGTAGTTTACTATACAGAAACTGAGTATGTAAGACATTTGGTTGAAATAGAAAAAAAATACTCTTCGTTAGAAAGTTATTATGAACAAAATCCTTCAACTGTTAAAACTTTTGGAGATACACTTTATTTTGCAGCAATAACATTAACTACTATTGGCTATGGAGACTTTACTCCTAAAAGTAATATAACAAAGGCTATAATACCTATATTGTCTGTTATTGGTATTGCTATAATAGCAACTCCTGGTGGAATAATTTCTGCTAGTGTTTTAACAGCAATAAAAGAAACAAGCGAAGAAAAAGAAAAAAATAAATTAGGATTTAGAAAAGGTAAAATATTAAATTTTGAATTAAATAATCCTTTAATTAAATATAAAGCAACAATAATTAATTTAAGAAATATTAGAGCTAAATCACGAATAAAATTAGTAAAAAAACATACTAAAAATTAA
- the rplJ gene encoding 50S ribosomal protein L10: MQSSQVKESANRLVKKETVVEIKEKLASAKGLVVAEYRGLSVAELTKLRVLAKENGVEIKVYKNRIFKLAAKEAGYEQLEEHLVGPNLYAFSNLEDNAAAKILSSFAKEHKALVFKAGIFENKVIDAKGVQEVATLPNYEEALTILARSLMAPLQQLSLSLKMFSEKEEQ, translated from the coding sequence ATGCAATCATCACAAGTTAAAGAATCTGCAAACAGACTAGTTAAAAAAGAAACAGTTGTTGAAATTAAAGAAAAATTAGCTTCAGCAAAAGGTTTAGTTGTTGCTGAATACCGTGGTTTATCAGTTGCTGAATTAACAAAATTAAGAGTTTTAGCAAAAGAAAACGGTGTAGAAATTAAAGTTTACAAAAATCGTATTTTTAAATTAGCTGCTAAAGAAGCAGGTTATGAACAATTAGAAGAACATTTAGTTGGTCCTAACTTATATGCATTTAGTAACCTTGAAGATAATGCTGCTGCAAAAATTTTAAGCAGTTTTGCAAAAGAACACAAAGCTTTAGTTTTTAAAGCTGGTATTTTTGAAAACAAAGTTATTGATGCTAAAGGTGTGCAAGAAGTTGCTACTTTACCAAATTACGAAGAAGCACTTACAATTCTTGCTCGTTCACTTATGGCACCATTACAACAACTCTCTCTTTCATTAAAAATGTTTAGTGAAAAAGAAGAACAATAA
- the rpoB gene encoding DNA-directed RNA polymerase subunit beta has product MSEQILQKTPYKIKKFGPLTERRDYSVTKVTWNVPDFLGMSKDSFVWFKEKGIEEILREHYPISSTNKKVSLDYVWNSARLEMPTKEYEAVAEAKAKGTNYSAKLFAKFKVTTSEKGLVKDDEVLLGEIPLMNSGGSFIINGSEKVIVSQLIRSPGAYFGLSVRNKQSDDLFNKLEILPRLGSWLEISHKVTTKTVDWVKIRIDKNKNVNLMTFLGALGLNVPNIKKLFGESGVLLETIKKEKFFGHDDDGTLIPIEEIVKNSQEELFRVIRRGDRITDESVTNLISGLLFHKKRYSLSQTGRYMLNKKLNLVDRITEKYLGQNLTIKSDDNEIIELKRGHFIDHKLALLIQKNFDNGFLNSEIIDGIDTKVVYARLLEDPAYSSLKKRNKIIKLNVFSNRKKLDRGEKPTLVIGNDPQSNEQHLLVSDIVAAISYYFNLLEGVGQDDDPDSMTNKRIVSVGELLQNQLNVGILRLEKTTRERMTAKDPEKVTPKNITNNKLVSNQMKTFFNSSKLSQFMDQINPLAEISNERRITSLGPGGLNRYTAQFEVRDVHATHYGRICPIETPEGPNIGLILNLAIYAGVNEYGFLQTPYFKVNNGVVDYSTVEYLTAADEYGFNIGQSTVHVNEDNRITDEFLTIRKNYNYIIGTPRDVDYIEVASRQMVSVAAGCIPFLENDDANRALMGSNMQRQSVPLIETEAPFVATGTEADIAKYSAANFRAKQDGIVEFADGSKIKIRNKKGTLDTYNLKNFQRSNQDTVIHQRPLVKVGQEVKKDDLLVDGSSFKNGELSLGKNLLVAFTTYKGFNYEDAVILNERLVKEDVLTSIHIEEQTIQFRTSKAGVDELTRDIPNVSKHSIRHLDERGIVLVGSEVTPGDVLVGRVSPKGDDNPSQEEKLLSAVLGQRQMNVKDTSLKVKNGHNGTIIGVEILSRENKDQLEDGIDKIVKVSIAVKRKIRVGDKMSGRHGNKGVVSVILPEEDMPHLEDGTPVDVMLNPQGVPSRMNIGQVLEIHLGMAARKLGCKFVTPVFDGIKKEDIQAAIEEAGLPVSGKQILIDPITGEKIDKPVSVGVMYMLKLNHMVDDKMHARSVGPYSLITQQPLGGKSQNGGQRFGEMETWAIESYGATNVLQEILTYKSDDISGRNQLYSALVSGKELPNPGTPESFNVLSYELKGLGMKLDTTSIEEEDEEFSQHFDIAPSVQGGLDE; this is encoded by the coding sequence ATGAGCGAACAAATATTACAAAAGACCCCTTACAAAATTAAAAAATTTGGTCCTTTGACAGAAAGAAGAGATTATTCTGTAACAAAAGTTACTTGAAATGTTCCAGACTTTTTGGGTATGTCAAAAGACTCATTTGTTTGATTTAAAGAAAAAGGAATTGAAGAAATTTTAAGAGAACATTATCCTATTTCTTCAACAAATAAAAAAGTATCTTTAGATTACGTTTGAAATTCAGCAAGATTAGAAATGCCAACTAAAGAGTACGAAGCTGTTGCAGAAGCAAAAGCAAAAGGAACTAATTATTCAGCTAAATTATTTGCAAAGTTTAAAGTAACAACTTCTGAAAAAGGTTTAGTGAAAGATGATGAAGTTCTTTTAGGTGAAATTCCTTTAATGAATTCAGGTGGTAGTTTTATTATTAACGGTAGTGAAAAAGTTATCGTTAGCCAATTGATAAGATCACCTGGTGCATACTTCGGACTTTCAGTTCGTAATAAACAATCAGATGATTTATTTAACAAATTAGAAATTTTACCAAGACTAGGTTCTTGATTAGAAATTTCTCATAAAGTTACAACTAAAACAGTTGATTGAGTAAAAATAAGAATTGATAAAAATAAAAATGTTAATTTAATGACATTTTTAGGAGCATTAGGTCTTAATGTTCCAAATATAAAAAAATTATTTGGTGAATCAGGCGTTTTATTAGAAACAATTAAAAAAGAAAAATTCTTTGGCCACGATGATGATGGAACATTGATTCCAATAGAAGAAATTGTAAAAAATTCTCAAGAAGAATTATTTAGAGTTATTCGTCGGGGAGATAGAATTACAGATGAATCTGTTACAAATTTAATTTCAGGTTTATTATTCCACAAGAAACGTTACAGTTTAAGTCAAACTGGGCGTTATATGTTAAATAAGAAACTAAATCTTGTTGACCGTATTACAGAAAAATATTTAGGTCAAAATTTAACTATTAAATCAGATGATAATGAAATAATAGAACTTAAAAGAGGTCATTTTATTGATCATAAATTAGCTCTTTTAATTCAAAAAAACTTTGATAACGGATTTTTAAATTCTGAAATTATAGATGGAATAGACACAAAAGTTGTATATGCAAGACTTTTAGAAGATCCTGCTTATTCATCTTTAAAGAAAAGAAATAAAATAATTAAGCTTAATGTCTTTTCAAATCGTAAAAAGCTTGATAGAGGTGAAAAACCAACACTTGTTATCGGAAATGATCCTCAATCAAACGAACAACATTTATTAGTATCAGATATAGTAGCTGCAATTAGTTATTACTTTAATTTATTAGAAGGCGTTGGTCAAGATGATGATCCAGACTCAATGACTAATAAAAGAATAGTTTCTGTTGGTGAATTATTACAAAATCAATTAAATGTTGGTATTTTAAGATTAGAAAAAACAACTCGTGAAAGAATGACAGCTAAAGATCCTGAGAAAGTAACACCAAAAAATATTACTAATAACAAGTTAGTTTCTAATCAAATGAAAACTTTCTTTAACTCATCAAAACTTTCTCAATTTATGGATCAAATTAATCCACTTGCAGAAATTTCAAATGAACGCCGTATTACTTCTTTAGGACCTGGAGGTCTTAACCGTTATACTGCTCAATTCGAAGTTCGGGATGTTCATGCAACTCATTATGGCAGAATTTGTCCAATTGAAACACCAGAAGGACCTAACATCGGTTTAATATTAAACTTAGCTATTTATGCTGGTGTGAATGAATATGGTTTTCTTCAAACGCCATATTTTAAAGTTAATAATGGTGTAGTTGATTATTCAACTGTCGAATACTTAACAGCTGCTGATGAATACGGTTTTAATATAGGGCAATCAACAGTACATGTTAATGAAGATAATAGAATTACAGATGAATTTTTAACTATTAGAAAAAATTACAATTATATTATTGGAACACCAAGAGATGTTGACTATATAGAAGTTGCATCACGTCAAATGGTTTCTGTTGCAGCTGGATGTATACCATTTTTAGAAAATGATGATGCTAACCGTGCACTTATGGGTTCAAACATGCAACGTCAATCAGTGCCATTAATTGAAACAGAAGCTCCTTTTGTTGCGACAGGAACAGAAGCTGATATAGCCAAATATTCTGCTGCAAACTTTAGAGCAAAACAAGATGGTATAGTTGAATTTGCAGACGGTTCAAAAATTAAAATAAGAAATAAAAAAGGTACACTTGATACTTACAATCTTAAAAACTTCCAACGTTCAAACCAGGATACAGTTATTCATCAAAGACCATTAGTAAAAGTTGGTCAAGAAGTTAAAAAAGATGATTTATTAGTTGACGGTTCTTCATTTAAAAATGGTGAGTTATCATTGGGTAAAAACTTATTAGTCGCTTTTACAACTTATAAAGGTTTTAACTATGAAGATGCTGTTATCTTAAATGAAAGACTTGTAAAAGAAGATGTTTTAACATCTATTCATATAGAAGAACAAACAATTCAATTTAGAACTTCAAAAGCTGGTGTTGATGAATTAACAAGAGATATTCCAAACGTTTCTAAACATTCAATTAGACATTTAGACGAAAGAGGAATAGTTTTAGTTGGTTCAGAAGTTACACCAGGAGATGTTTTAGTTGGTCGTGTTTCTCCAAAAGGTGATGATAATCCAAGTCAAGAAGAGAAATTATTATCAGCTGTTTTAGGCCAAAGACAAATGAATGTTAAAGATACTTCATTAAAAGTAAAAAATGGCCATAATGGAACAATAATTGGAGTTGAAATTTTAAGTAGAGAAAACAAAGATCAATTAGAAGATGGAATTGATAAAATTGTTAAAGTTTCTATTGCTGTAAAAAGAAAAATTAGAGTTGGTGATAAAATGTCTGGTCGTCACGGTAATAAGGGTGTTGTTTCAGTAATTCTTCCTGAAGAAGATATGCCACATTTAGAAGATGGTACACCTGTTGATGTTATGCTTAATCCACAAGGGGTTCCTTCTCGTATGAACATTGGTCAAGTTCTTGAAATTCACTTAGGTATGGCTGCAAGAAAATTAGGATGTAAATTTGTAACACCTGTTTTTGATGGTATTAAAAAAGAAGATATTCAAGCAGCTATTGAGGAAGCAGGGTTACCAGTTTCAGGAAAACAAATTTTAATTGATCCTATTACAGGTGAAAAAATAGATAAACCTGTTTCAGTAGGGGTTATGTATATGCTTAAACTTAACCATATGGTTGATGATAAAATGCATGCTCGTTCAGTTGGCCCATATTCACTTATTACTCAACAACCACTTGGTGGTAAAAGTCAAAACGGTGGACAAAGATTTGGCGAAATGGAAACATGAGCTATTGAATCATATGGAGCAACAAATGTTTTACAAGAGATACTTACTTACAAATCAGATGATATTTCAGGACGTAATCAACTTTATTCAGCTTTAGTTTCTGGAAAAGAATTACCAAACCCTGGAACTCCTGAATCATTTAACGTATTGAGTTATGAATTAAAAGGTTTAGGTATGAAATTAGATACAACTTCAATCGAAGAAGAAGATGAAGAATTTTCACAACACTTTGATATTGCACCAAGTGTACAAGGAGGCTTAGATGAATAA
- the rplL gene encoding 50S ribosomal protein L7/L12 — MAKLDKELFISSLKEMSIKEVMELVEAMKEEFGIDPTAVVAAAAAPAAQEEAKSSVSVIISADNGKKLAIVKAVKELLNLELMKANALVSALPATVKENITPAEAETIKAKLVEAGATVEIK; from the coding sequence ATGGCTAAATTAGACAAAGAATTATTTATTTCTTCATTAAAAGAAATGTCAATTAAAGAAGTTATGGAATTAGTTGAAGCAATGAAAGAAGAATTTGGTATTGACCCAACAGCTGTTGTTGCAGCTGCTGCAGCTCCTGCTGCTCAAGAAGAAGCTAAATCATCAGTATCAGTTATTATTTCTGCAGATAATGGTAAAAAATTAGCAATCGTTAAAGCTGTTAAAGAATTATTAAACTTAGAATTAATGAAAGCTAACGCTCTTGTTTCTGCTCTTCCTGCTACAGTTAAAGAAAACATTACACCTGCTGAAGCTGAAACAATTAAAGCAAAATTAGTTGAAGCTGGTGCTACAGTTGAAATTAAATAA